One segment of Castanea sativa cultivar Marrone di Chiusa Pesio chromosome 3, ASM4071231v1 DNA contains the following:
- the LOC142628397 gene encoding uncharacterized protein LOC142628397, producing the protein MENLDHNNESGSNPKRTRIEVDVANLPTDPGLRIKICNYHPNERDQIRSGSRRVSDGGGGIGGGRVGNRGGGVGSGRVSGGNGDGNSSGNGSGGRADGGNGSGGGSGCGCGASAAALVQLKLQHNATGSASSQHQCASDQARHSDDITASVKASDMKVEELDDYLIIKSNSSQLKKTKKCTDTSKQQKTVVANASTTEASSSSQDSYNLGDPLFLHLGENPGAILTSQPLIGGENYPAWARSVRKSLIAKNKLGFIDGSLTISSPLVNSLAVAQSWIRADNMNLSPFPQCNCGQCVCGINQRLKNLQAKESIMKFLMGVNDAFSQVRTQILLMDPLPSVNKAHSLFIQEEMQRSVTNPMRVESTVLATKSSSNNFKGKEGPMCTHCGKLGHTIDKCYKLHGFLPRFKFKNNKNASTHQVSSNFELVQGNQSNGVLDFASNLPTSQASVFTHDQYQQLLTLIGSCSTSQPTSGQASHVANAMTCTSNIVAGNFTNLKHSVFSAKIINRRAYNSNTWVIDTSASDHIVCSMKLMTSYTEISHTMVELPNGEVAIVTHIGTICLSSHITLTNVRCVPSFTFNLLSVNALTKSQPMCLVLYRTLHVGARLEWAKCMMSFKSFSAACSSTLSTNLFFLWHSRLGHPSDVKVQSLSHSLDLIPLSVFSSITPASIFSDFASSPLSHSSLPISADTIVQIHHDFDEDIQEFPNATDAYVQSGQPTITVVSDQSSVVLRRSTRPTKPPFYLASYHCNQISSALIPVPSISGKGTSHPLPTYISYVNLSPSYKSFCCAISSILEPIFYHKAASNPKWQDAMDAEINALEANNTWTITSLPPSKKPIGCKWVYRVKYKSDGSVERYKARLIAKDFTQKEGLDYIDNSSPVAKMVSVKCVLAIAAVKGWLLNQLDVNNAFFHGELHEEVYMSLPQGFHSKGEPCSKGEQSQLVCKLNKSLYGLKQASRMWFSKFSTALIEFGFVQSKADYSLFTRQQGESFIVLLVYVDDVLIASNDPKGVEDFKALKYALEILEDASLLGCKPSRVPMDQTLKLSKFDGELLNDSSRYRRLVGRILYLTITMPNVTFAIHKLSQFMARPRKPHYATALKVLHYLKNEPRRGVFFFASSELHVKGFNDANWASCPDTRRSITSYCIFLGDSLISWKSKKQVTISRSSAEAEYRAMAMSTCEIVWILYLLKDLQVKHDREALLFCDSQSTLHIDLLTKALGFKQFSELVSKMGLLNIYSPSIHLEGEYQRHNVETSSAVGKSAVALVQLKLQHNAIGSASGQH; encoded by the exons ATGGAGAATCTTGATCATAACAATGAGTCCGGATCAAATCCTAAACGAACTCGTATCGAAGTGGATGTTGCAAATCTTCCCACGGATCCtggtttaagaataaaaatttgtaactatcaTCCTAATGAAAGAGATCAAATTAGAAG CGGCAGCAGAAGAGTCAGTGATGGTGGCGGTGGCATTGGCGGTGGAAGAGTCGGTAACCGTGGCGGTGGTGTTGGCAGTGGAAGAGTCAGTGGCGGCAACGGCGATGGCAACAGTAGTGGCAACGGTAGCGGTGGAAGAGCCGATGGCGGCAACGGTAGTGGCGGCGGTAGCGGTTGCGGTTGCG GTGCATCAGCTGCTGCACTAGTGCAGCTCAAGCTGCAACACAATGCAACAGGTAGTGCATCAAGCCAACACCAATGTGCATCAGACCAAGCAAGACATTCTGATGATATCACAGCAAGTGTCAAAGCATCAGATATGAAGGTTGAAGAGTTGGATGattatttgataattaaatcaaatagTTCACAGTTGAAGAAAACCAAGAAATGTACAGATACATCTAAACAACAAA AAACAGTAGTAGCAAATGCTTCCACCACAGAGGCTTCATCTTCTTCACAAGATTCATATAATCTTGGTGATCCTCTATTCTTGCACCTTGGAGAAAATCCAGGAGCAATTCTCACTTCTCAACCTCTAATTGGGGGAGAAAACTATCCTGCTTGGGCAAGATCAGTGAGAAAATCTCTGATTGCCAAGAACAAGCTAGGGTTTATTGATGGATCTTTAACCATCTCTTCACCATTGGTGAATTCCCTAGCAGTTGCTCAATCATGGATTCGTGCTGACAATATG AATTTGAGTCCATTTCCTCAGTGTAATTGTGGTCAGTGTGTATGTGGAATTAATCAAAGATTGAAGAATCTTCAAGCCAAGGAGTCCATTATGAAGTTTCTCATGGGAGTGAATGATGCATTTTCTCAAGTGAGAACTCAGATCTTGTTGATGGATCCCTTGCCTTCTGTCAATAAAGCTCACTCCTTATTCATTCAAGAAGAAATGCAGAGGTCTGTAACCAACCCTATGAGAGTTGAATCCACTGTTTTGGCTACCAAGAGTTCAAGCAATAATTTCAAAGGCAAAGAGGGACCCATGTGCACTCACTGTGGCAAATTGGGTCATACTATAGACAAATGCTACAAGCTACATGGTTTTCTACCAAGATTCAAgttcaagaacaacaaaaatgCCTCTACTCATCAGGTTTCCTCTAATTTTGAGTTGGTTCAAGGAAATCAGTCCAATGGAGTTCTTGACTTTGCCTCAAATTTGCCTACTTCTCAAGCCTCTGTTTTCACACATGATCAGTACCAGCAGCTCCTGACTTTGATAGGTTCTTGTTCCACTTCACAGCCCACATCAGGTCAAGCATCTCATGTAGCCAATGCAATGACTTGCACATCCAATATTGTTGCAGGTAATTTTACTAATCTCAAGCACTCAGTCTTCTCAGCTAAGATCATCAATAGAAGAGCTTATAATTCCAATACATGGGTTATTGATACTAGTGCTAGTGATCATATAGTGTGCTCTATGAAATTGATGACTTCCTATACTGAAATTTCACATACCATGGTTGAATTGCCTAATGGGGAGGTTGCTATTGTCACACACATTGGAACCATATGCCTTTCCTCTCACATTACCCTTACCAATGTGCGTTGTGTGCCTTCTTTCACCTTTAACCTTCTATCTGTCAATGCCTTGACCAAATCTCAACCCATGTGTCTCGTTTTATACAGGACCTTACATGTTGGAGCACGATTGGAATGGGCCAAATGCATGATG TCTTTCAAGTCCTTTTCTGCTGCTTGTTCATCTACTCTTTCTACCAATCTGTTTTTCCTTTGGCATTCAAGGCTTGGACATCCCTCTGATGTGAAGGTTCAGTCCTTAAGCCAT TCTCTTGACCTCATTCCTTTGTCTGTTTTCTCCTCCATTACTCCAGCTTCTATCTTTTCTGATTTTGCTTCTTCCCCtctttcccattcttctttacCTATCTCAGCTGACACAATTGTCCAAATTCATCATGACTTTGATGAGGACATTCAAGAGTTTCCTAATGCAACAGATGCATATGTCCAGTCTGGTCAGCCAACTATTACTGTTGTATCTGATCAGTCATCTGTTGTTCTTAGGAGGTCTACTAGACCTACCAAACCTCCCTTTTATCTTGCCTCCTATCATTGTAATCAGATCTCATCTGCTCTCATTCCAGTTCCCTCCATTTCAGGTAAAGGTACCTCACACCCTCTTCCTACTTATATCTCTTATGTTAATCTTTCCCCTTCTTATAAGTCCTTTTGTTGTGCTATTTCTTCCATTCTAGAACCCATTTTTTACCACAAAGCAGCAAGTAATCCCAAGTGGCAGGATGCTATGGATGCTGAAATTAATGCATTGGAAGCTAACAATACATGGACCATTACTTCATTGCCACCAAGTAAGAAACCTATTGGATGTAAGTGGGTGTATAGGGTTAAATACAAGTCAGATGGTTCTGTGGAGAGGTATAAAGCTAGACTTATTGCCAAGGATTTTACCCAAAAGGAAGGACTTGATTATATAGATAATTCCTCCCCTGTTGCTAAAATGGTCTCTGTGAAGTGTGTGCTTGCTATTGCTGCTGTGAAAGGTTGGCTTCTCAATCAACTTGATGTGAATAATGCATTCTTTCATGGAGAATTGCATGAGGAAGTATACATGTCCCTTCCACAAGGATTTCACAGCAAGGGGGAGCCATGTAGTAAGGGGGAGCAGTCACAGCTAGTATGTAAGCTTAACAAATCTctatatggtcttaaacaagcatctagaaTGTGGTTCTCCAAGTTTTCTACTGCTTTGATTGAGTTTGGCTTTGTTCAATCCAAGGCAGACTACTCCTTATTCACTAGACAACAAGGTGAATCATTCATTGTGTTGTTAGTGTATGTTGATGATGTATTAATTGCAAGTAATGATCCTAAAGGTGTTGAGGATTTTAAAGCTTT GAAATATGCTTTAGAGATATTAGAGGATGCTAGTTTGCTAGGATGTAAGCCTTCTAGGGTTCCTATGGATCAGACTTTGAAGCTTAGTAAATTTGATGGTGAGTTGCTCAATGATTCAAGTCGGTACAGGAGGCTAGTAGgaagaattttgtatttaaCCATTACCATGCCTAATGTTACCTTTGCAATCCATAAACTCAGTCAGTTCATGGCAAGGCCACGAAAACCTCATTATGCAACTGCCCTTAAAGTCTTACACTATCTCAAGAATGAACCAAGAAGAGGTGTATTCTTTTTTGCTAGCTCAGAACTTCATGTGAAAGGGTTCAATGATGCAAATTGGGCTTCATGTCCAGACACAAGAAGATCTATAacaagctactgcatctttctTGGAGATTCATTAATTTCTTGGAAATCAAAGAAGCAAGTAACTATATCACGGTCTTCAGCTGAGGCAGAGTACAGGGCAATGGCTATGTCCACTTGTGAGATTGTATGGATTCTCTATTTGCTAAAGGATTTACAAGTTAAGCATGATAGAGAAGCTCTTTTATTTTGTGACAGTCAATCTACTTTGCATATAG ACCTATTGACCAAGGCTTTGGGTTTTAAGCAATTTTCTGAGTTGGTTTCCAAGATGGGACTGCTTAATATTTACTCTCCCTCAATccatcttgagggggagtatcaAAGGCATAATGTGGAAACTAGCTCTGCTGTAGGTAAATCAGCTGTTGCACTAGTGCAGCTCAAGCTGCAACACAATGCAATAGGTAGTGCATCAGGCCAGCACTAG